In Falco cherrug isolate bFalChe1 chromosome 5, bFalChe1.pri, whole genome shotgun sequence, one DNA window encodes the following:
- the FAM107B gene encoding protein FAM107B: protein MAEPDYIDDDNPELIRPQKLINPVKSSRNHQDLHRELLMNQKRGLAPQNKPELQKVMEKRKRDQVIKQQKEEEAQKKKSDLEIELLKRQQKLEQLELEQQKIQEEQENAPEFVKVKGNLRRTVQEATEAPDS from the exons ATGGCTGAACCAGACTACATAGATGATGACAATCCTGAATTAATTAGACCTCAGAAATTAATTAATCCTGTGAAGTCATCCCGGAATCATCAAGATCTCCATAGAGAGCTGCTTATGAATCAGAAAAG GGGTCTTGCACCTCAAAACAAACCTGAGCTACAGAAGGTGATGGAGAAAAGGAAACGAGATCAAGttattaaacaacaaaaagaagaggaagcacaaaagaagaaatcagatCTGGAAATAGAGCTACTGAAACGGCAGCAGAAACTGGAGCAG ctggagctggagcaacAGAAGATAcaggaagagcaggaaaatgCGCCTGAGTTTGTCAAAGTCAAGGGCAACTTGAGGAGGACGGTCCAGGAAGCCACAGAAGCGCCAGACTCCTAG